DNA from Meles meles chromosome Y, mMelMel3.1 paternal haplotype, whole genome shotgun sequence:
CTGATCTTAATCTTTTGTGAATAATTTTGTAATGTTGCTAGCAGAATCATTCATGTGTTATAAGAACACCATGTGCTCTTATAATGGAGAATATTAGCCCAGTCTCATATTTGCTGACTCCAAGTTGGAATTTTAACAAAACCCCTGTGTGTTTTCTATGTCCTTTGAAGTTTGTGAAGTGGTGGTTTACAGCACACAGCAGTTATAGCACTGATCATTTCAGTTGCCTTTCTTAGGGTCTTTTTTTTAGGTCCATTGTAAGCCTTCAAACTGTAAACGAATCAGATTCTTTAAAATGGTGAAATacgaacatttaaaaaatgcactaCAGTTATCGGGGATATTTGCATTGGGAGACGACCAAAAGAGCTTTTGAAATACAGGATTTTGATTATCATCTCGGGTCTGTTAATCTTTAGGAgtcataaatatctttttaaagctCTCTAAGTGATTCCAATAGGTGAACTATCCTAAGAACCACTGAAAATAGAAAGGTATGTTAATTTTCTTGGGTCATCATACCATTTTTGGCTTTGAGTTGCAGTATTTAACCCAAAAGGGATCCCATTACacctttctttttcagttttgtttttgttttttttttacttctttcttagcttttttcttttatttctcttattaaagtgaataatttttattattaattaaagtaatttttctaGGCTAAATCATTCTTTGGTCATGCATGTAAACTTCGTACTTGTTTAAacccaagaatttttttctttaagaaagtaGAGAGTAggtgaagaaaaacaggacaatttGTGAGTTTTTTCTTAATACATTAATTCAAAAGTAATTTGTGGGACATTTTGGCCTATCAGTTTGaaagttatttgtttatttctaagGATAACAAAGCTGATGTAATTTTAAAGTACAATGCTGATGAAGCTAGAAGTCTGAAGGCATATGGCGAGCTTCCAGAACATGGTAATATCAAAGTTactaaagtattttttttgtCTATGATATTATTTGTTGGTGTTTAGATGAAGCCATTTTGATaggtgcttgcttcggcagcacatatactaaaattggaagcCGTTTTGATAGAATTTTGTCTTGTTTATGTATTGTTTGTGTATGGActtataaaattagtttttagTGTGCttgtcatataaatattttttgataccTTATAGttttaatactttaataataaatagaattcagctcctaaaaaatattcttttggtAGTATCTATTAAAGAATACATTGTTAACCGTGTTTTCAGTGATTTTCAAGAAATTGTTAGTTTTCAGctaagaaaggaaaacagttatGATACTGGTATTGatttatataggaaaaaaatggtCTGTTTCTCCTAGCATAATAGTCTCCTgtagagttctttatattttaacagacatttctttctAATGGCAACATTAGAAGTGCATTTTCATTGTAGTAAtcttgaatatattaaaataagccCTTCATAACATCAAAGAGGTATTGTACTACTACCTAAGCTCACACTTTTCACTTAGCACCtcctttattttacattttattatgaaaacacaAGATTTTTCCATAAGTATGAGATTTCTGATTAAATTATtgacatttaaagaaatgttaaaatacatGAGAGTCAGACCAGTACTTCGTATTTCATTTTTACTGGGCGAGGATAAACATGATTTGACCAATTCCTTTTGACTGATTTAGTAAGTCTAATAGTTGGCAAGCTAGCTCttcttctattaaaatattatgtatgcTGATGATAAATTGTTAACATATTTTTGGACTCTTTGAACCATACTTGGGAAATGTATAGTTATGAAGTTTTAGTGTAATTAGAAACTGCCTGCTTCATGTACACTGCCTTCATTAACAAAATACACTACCTTTTTTAACAAAATCTTCATTGTAATGACTTAGCATTGAACTTATTTCATTGCGAATTCACATTGTGCGGTGCGTTTTTCTGCAGTAGTAATACTTTTCTTGCAAAGAAACTGGTTGAATTGAAATATGTCTTCTAAGAATGTTTTGTATAGTTCAGTATTTTATaccagatttgtttgtttttgtagtcAAATTACATAATAATATCTTGAATATATAGGAGTGTATTTATTATGTCTTCAGCTAAAATCAATGATACAGATACATTTGGTCCTGGAGATGATGATGAAATCCAGTTTGATGATATTGGAGATGATGACGAAGACATTGATGATGTAAGTAATGGACAAAaccttgttctttgtttgtttgctttgtttgtgAATTATCTACAGAGAAACAAGGTCTTTCCTCAGCTTTCTTTAATGTAGGAGTGTTGAACACTTTAAGTATATATTAAGACCACTGTCTGAATTTGAGTATTCATTATTGTTCAGAAACCAGGTAGTCAGAtgttttacactttaaaaaaccTTATAGTCCTTTGAAACATCTTTCTAAAAGAGCATTATTAGCTCTAACAGTGGGCAGTCCATAGTGAAAACTTGCTTAAGTGAGAATGTCTGCTGCTATTAAGAAATGCAGCAGTTTGAGAATGTGTCTTCTCAATGAAATATTAGTAGGTTAACAGAAGAATCTTGTTTGAACCAGCTTGCTCAAGGATTGAAATTGCAAAATACTCCCAAATGGAGGTTTGTTGTCAAGTTATATTATGGGGATTATTTTATCAGATACCACTGTTTGTTTTGTGGAAAATGATTGCTTTCTTACTAATAAAGCTTAAGTATAACAAAAGTAATAAATGTCTCACtgttctggttttattttatttaaataaaattcattttgattttcttggAATGTGTATGAAATAATTAGGATGGTGGTATGTCCTGCATTTATAGCAGGCTtagtctttttattctttaataccTCTTTGAAAGGTAGTTAAGAAACCATGAATGAGTGTTTGATTTGATACTTAGAATTTAAGAATATGTAGAGTATTTGTTTCTGACAAATACTGTGTGGTGCAATTAGCAAAGTTGTTCAAAAATACAAAGCCAGTCTTCAGGAAGTCTAAGTTGAGCACCACAAGCGATACTGATGCTCATGCGACATTGGTAGTCACCGATCTAGAGCAGGGATCTCCAGATCTTTTAATCACCAACAAACACCTGTATTAAGAGCATTTTCAGACATTCACAAAAGTTGAGAGTTTCTAATGTCGAGGGTATACTGTATGTACCATCAAGATTAAacaatttccatttttctatacTTGATCTATCACATCACATCAGTCCTTTTGTTCATTTACAGatccatattttttaattgagccatattatttttaatatattttcaaaccATTCAGATTACTCCATGAGTTAAAGAAATATTGAGTACATACCTtcaatgtagattttttttttttttaagattttatttatttatttgatagagagagagatcacaagtaggcagagaggcaggcagagagaagaggaagcaggctccccgcggagcagagagcccgatgcggggctcaatcccaggaccctgagaccacgacccgagctgaaggcagcggcctaatccactgagccacccaggcgccccttcaatgTAGATTTTTACCAGATTTTTTTTACTGTgcatttatatgcattttaaacaTGAAATGCTGTATCAAAGTTGTGTACATTTTAAAGCATACCCAGAAGTAGGAAATGAACAAGGATGAGAAACAAATATTGTTCTGCTATATTTTTCATGTACTTCCTTTGGGGAGCCTGAGCCAGAGGATTCTTATgactaaattaattttttgacaGTGGAGTGATTATTTTCTGTGCCCAGACTTAACATACAGTTGTGTTTTGTATTAAGTACATTTGAACATTGTGACAACTGTGGTGGAATTGAAGGCTGGGTGGGAGCTGAACTGTAgtgtatatgtaaatatgaaGAGGAGACTTGGTTTAGTACcacagttttctgtttttaagataatttatGCTGCCACATGTCCATTCCTACTTGCAAAATACAAGATTTATAATCACtagcataaaaagaaagaaggtgatTCTAAACTATACTAAGAACAATGGTATAATCTACAATGCTCAAAGAGTTCATAAAAACTTACTGGCAGCAGATAGTAATTGAGAAAAATTCTGTATGTGTTTGAATTTTTCAttcaaaagaatataaatattttccatagAGTGTAAAGGGGTCCTTAATATGTAATAGACGATTTATTGTGTTGTAAGAATTATTCTTTTCCATGGATTTCATGTTCTTTTCACTTACAAATCTGAACTGAACTCAGAGTTTGTCAGGATTATTCTACAATTTTGATTTTGGCCAGCACCTGTTAAGAAGACTAAAACTTCATTTAGTATGAATTTAGTTTGTTAAGACACACTgatttattttcactgttttaaAGTATTATATTTCTCTAAAACTGATGAAACTGAGTTACTTTAAGTGAAAATTTAACACTTTATTCATTCAGTGTAATTGAATTTAGGAATAAAACTACAATTATAATTCACTGCTGTCAATAGAAACAAGTCATTCCCACATGACTATTTTATTCTAGTTAATAGGTGTTTTGAATAAATTGCCTTATCATTTTTGATAAAGCCTTTTTCCACCTAGTCTGTTTACAGTCTTCTCTATATTCTAGTTATCTAgatgttttctaagatttttgaCATAATTTAAGAAAGGTAGAAGTCAAGAGATGGAGctatatttgtatttatgtacccatatgtatttttatactaAGTTTGATAACTTAAACATTCTTCTCATCATTTTATGTTGCcaccatcattaaaaaaaaagcttttccaaAATGCAGTTTTTAGAACATCGGTTTGAAAAGCAGTTTTCAATTTGTTAGATTATTAGTTGCAAAAATTCAGTGTTAGGTGacctaattatttttacattggaCGTATTGATGTATTTAGTTGATAGTATTTTTACCTCATGTGTATAGAAAATTTCTCTAGAACAACTTTTGATGGTAAAATAagtagagtattttttttattttacagaacagGTTGTGTTAAATATGTCACTTATTGTCAAAAGTCATATGCGTTGTGACCCATATTTTTGGGCTTTATGAACAATTAAATTACAATGTATAAATGAAAAACTAATTTTATAGTAAGTTCTGTTAAACTAAACCCTTCTTAAAGCCTTATCTGGGTTTTACCAAAGGGGAAGAAAGTAACCACTactaagaaatataataaaatgtgttattGAGTATACTTTGTCCTTACTTTGTGTTATTgatgtattttattgtatgtaccAACTTGCATGTATATTTTACTAGGAATTTAGATTATAACCTTACTGTttgacattttgtttatttcaaaattatcaaTTAATAAGGTAAAATTAAGGATGAGGCTAGTTAAAAACTACCTACCGTTAAACTTTAACACAACTTCAATGGAAAAAATTCAAGTAGTTTGTAAAGCATAGCTCTTTTCCTGACAATTTTTCAGCAGTGAGActtaatggaaaaagaaaaaaaaatacactttcacctggttacaaaataataaatgtaagaaGTATAAAGGAGGTTTCACATGGTTTCATCTCACTTTACCATAATTTTACTTCGTAAGTGCGACATCCTGAGCCAACTCCCAATGCTAGAATACACAtataattaaatctaaaaataagaaatgaaaatgcataAATGTAGTTCATGGTTTTTATTCTGTGAAGTTCCTGAACATTTATGTAGGTGGAATGTATCTGAGACTGAGGACTAATTTAGAATACTTCTAAGAAACTAGCTCTGAAGAATTTATGTAGGGATTGTCCTCAAGGGTGATCAGAACTTGCCAAAACATGTaactttttgtaaataaaagtatattGAATTTACATATCCTCCAACATTTTGCCAAGGATGTCAGAACCTCTCTATATGACGCAGTTCATGTTAGGTGGAGAGCCACtcaaaacatattttttcctACATACTTCGTCTAACAAATACagtttaaagaatttctttaagTCCAATTACCCTACCAGTTTGTGTTTGCTAATTGTTAATGGTCCAATTGCACCCTCCCCCAAAATTCCCTAACCTCTAATGATGATATTCGTATTAGAGGAGTGGCCTTTAGGAAGTTTTAGGGTCag
Protein-coding regions in this window:
- the LOC123935880 gene encoding eukaryotic translation initiation factor 1A, Y-chromosomal-like, translated to RLCHIRGKLRKKDNKADVILKYNADEARSLKAYGELPEHAKINDTDTFGPGDDDEIQFDDIGDDDEDIDDER